The genomic region CTTTGCACGCTTTCTCACCACTTATTTTTCAGCCCAACTGCGGACGTTCGTTCAAATCAATGTCGTTCAGGTCGAACAGTTGCCTTATGATGAGTTTATCCGTTCTATTCCTAAGATGACGATATTGAACATTTTTGAAGCGGAGCCACTACAGGGAAGAATGGTGATGGAAGTCCATCCGAACGTGGGATATGCGATGTTGGATCGCCTGCTTGGTGGAACCGGAAGTGCTCCGACCAAGATCGCATCGATGACGGAGATTGAGACGACTATCATGGAGCGGATATTCAGCCGTGCATTTGAAAGTTTGCAAGAAGCATGGAAGACTGTGTTGGATATTTCCCCAAGGATGGAAGCGCTGGAGACCAATCCGCAATTTATGCAGATTGTATCTCCCAATGAGACCATTGCTCTGATCTCGCTCAGTACCAAAATTGGTGACACGACAGGCATGATCAATCTATGTATTCCGCATGTCGTTCTTGAACCTATTATGTCACGGTTGTCAACTCATCAGTGGTTTGTTTCAGAGAAGAAAACGAGAGCGCCGGAAGAATATGAAGCTCTAAGAGAACGTGTGAACAAAGCCAAATTACCCATCGTTGCGGAATTGGGAGAATCCAGAATTTCAATTGCAGAATTTTTGGGCCTGTCCGTTGGTGATGTCATTACGTTGAACAAACCAGTTGATGAGGGACTTTCCATTAAAGTGGGTGACAAACTGAAATACATGGGCAGTCCGGGAACAATCAAAGACCGTGTGGCTGTGCAAATAGACGAGATTGTCACCGAAGGAGTTGAAGAATTTGACGAGTAAGGATTATTTATCCCAAGAAGAAATCGATGCTTTGCTCAGGCAATCGGAATCGATAAATAGCTCGGAACCTGCTGAGAAGACGGTTGATGATTTTTTGACCGAGCTGGAGCAGGATGCCTTGGGGGAGATTGGCAACATCACATTTGGTAGCGCGGCAACAGCTTTGTCCACGCTATTGGGCCTAAAAGTAGATATTACAACACCTAAGGTTTCCATCATTAGTCGAACACAGTTTGAAGAAGCTTTTCCTAAACCGCATGTTGCCGTTCATGTGAATTACGTGGATGGATTCGAAGGCATTAACTCGCTTGTTATCAAGAAGAGAGATGCTCAAGTCATCGCTGATTTGATGTTGGGTGGCGAAGGAAATCCGGCAGATGAAGAACTGAATGAAATCCATATTAGTGCCGTACAGGAAGCGATGAACCAGATGATGGGTTCCTCTGCTACTTCTATGTCCACGATCTTTAACCGTTTTGTGAATATTTCCCCACCGGGAATCGATATTCTCAATTTGGAGAGTGGTGAGGGCGTAAGTAACCTTCCAGAAGATGAGACGCTGATTCAAGTTTCATTTCGTCTGTTAATCGGGGATCTGATCGATTCCAATCTGATGCAGTTGCTTCCAGTACATTTTGCCAAAAACATGGTAGACATGCTGATTGGAGGCGCTCAGGAGTCAACTGCAAGCGCACCGGTGGCATCAACACCTGAACCTGCACCAGCAGCTGTACCAGCAACGCCACCACCCGTTGCGGAGCAACCACCCGTTCAGCACCAACAGGCTCCACAGGCTCCACAACAGCCTGCTCAGGACTACAACGGGTATGGACAAGCTCCAATGGGTATGCCGCAAGGAATGCCGCCACAGCAGCCGTATGGCATGCCGCCGCAGCAACCTTATGGTGCACCTCAACATTACGGTGGAATGCCAAATAGGAATGTTAACGTACAGCCAGTTCAATTCGCCAATTTGCAAAATGGGGCGTATGGTCAGGTAGACGAAAACAATTTGAATTTATTGATGGACATTCCCCTTAAAGTCACCGTAGAATTAGGAAGGACCCAGAAGCAAATTAAAGATATTTTGGAACTGTCACAGGGTTCGATTGTCGAACTGGATAAGTTAGCCGGTGAACCTGTCGATATTTTGGTGAATAACAAACTGATCGCCAAGGGAGAAGTTGTCGTTATTGACGAAAACTTTGGTGTTCGTGTTATAGATATCGTTAGCCAATGGGACCGAATTCAGAAATTACAATAAGCACAATTTAGGGAGGACTTGAATCAAGATGGCAAACCGAATTTTAGTCGTAGACGACGCTGCATTTATGAGAATGATGATCCGGGACATTTTGTCCAAAAATGGGTATGAGGTTGTTGGTGAGGCACAGGATGGCTCACAAGCAATTGAGAAATTTAAAGAGCTTCGTCCGGATCTGATCACAATGGATATCACGATGCCTGAGATGGATGGTATTGCAGCTTTGAAAGAAATCAAAAAGATTGATGCTAACGCAAAAGTGATTATGTGCTCTGCGATGGGTCAACAAGCGATGGTAATCGACGCTATTCAAGCAGGTGCCAAAGATTTCATCGTTAAACCTTTCCAATCTGACCGGGTTATCGAAGCAATTAGCAAGACACTGGGCGTTTAAGAGACATGATGATGGCTCAGGGTGATTTTCCAGAAGGAGCTGGCGCGGGAGCCAATTATTATTTACAGCTTGTATGGGTGATTGTTGTCCTGGCCGTCATCCTGGTCCTTATTGTTTATCTGATCCGGTTTTTAAACAAACGGAATCAGCAAATGTTCCGGGACGGCACAATTCGTACTCTGGGCGGGGTTGGACTGGGACAAAATAAGTCGCTGCAAATTATAGAAATTGGTGGGAGTGTATATCTGCTTGGTGTAGGTGAAGACATCCAGTTGATAGATAAGGTCTCGGATCCGGAAGAGGCGCAAAGAATCATTGACTCATTCGAACGAGATGCTGCTGCACAACAAGGGAATCTCTCGCCTCTCATCGCCAAACTCACAAAACGCTTCCGTAAAGATGAACCGCCGCGGGAAATGGAACTGGAGGACACAACTTCTTTTCACGAAATGTTTGAATCCAAACTTCGGCAGATGCCTAACCGTAAAGAGAAGATGGAGAAGCTCCTGGATAAAGACAATACTACAGATCGGTCGAGGGATTCATGAAGAAAAAGATTTGGTTAGCGTGTTGTTTAATGGGACTTATCAGTCTGGCATCTGTCACGGTTGCCTTTGCCGAACCGATCCCGAATATTGATATTCAAATCGGAAACGGTGACGGAGGCACACCAAGCACGAGTTCACTGTCCATTATTCTGTTAATTACGGTGCTTAGCATTGCACCAGCAATGCTTGTACTGATGACCAGTTTTACTCGAATTGTCATTGTACTCGGTTTTGTACGTACATCTCTGGGTACACAACAAATGCCGCCCAATCAGGTGCTGGTAGGTTTGGCGCTATTTCTGACACTTTTCATTATGTCGCCGACGTTGTCTTCCATAAATCAGGTAGCGCTTCAGCCCTATCTCCAGGGAGACCTTACGCAAACCGAGGCACTTGAAAAAGCAGCGGATCCCATAAAGAAATTTATGTTTACTCACACCAGAGAAAAAGATCTGTTGCTATTTATGAAGTACAATCAGACTGAACAGCCAAATACCTACCAGGATATTCCGATTACTGTTATGGTGCCGGCATATGTAATCAGTGAGTTGAAGACAGCATTCCAGATGGGGTTTATGATTTTCATTCCGTTTCTGGTGATAGACATTGTTGTCGCGAGTACACTCATGGCAATGGGGATGATGATGCTTCCGCCAGTCATGATCTCATTACCTTTCAAAATACTGCTCTTTGTCCTTGTGGACGGGTGGTATCTGGTAGTCAAGTCACTGTTGCTGAGTTTTAATACTTGATCCGGAAAGTTAAAGGAGGACGGTCATGACTTCGGAATTTATTATAGGTCTGGCCGGGAAAGCGGTATACACGTCATTGCTGGCCAGCGCACCCATGCTTATACTAGCTCTGGTTGTAGGACTTGCAATCAGTATTTTTCAGGCCACCACTCAAATACAGGAACAAACATTAGCTTTTGTGCCCAAGATTGTTGCAGTGCTTCTGGCAGTGCTTTTGTTTGGACCTTGGATCTTGAATATATTGGTCGATTTCACGTACAACATTCTCGATAATTTATACAGATACATAGGGTAGGCTTTAGCAGATGGAGACATTATTGCAAAGTTTCCCTGTCGCTCTGCTTATGTTTTGTCGAATCACATCATTTTTTGTAACTGCACCGATTTTTTCGGCTCGAAATGTACCGGCTTCAATCAAAATTGGGTTGTCTGCTTTTGTCACATTGACTGTTTATCTGATATATGGGATAAACCAGACCGTACCTACAGATCTGAGTTATATTTTGCTCATCATCAGAGAGATTTTGATTGGTTTGCTCTTGGGGTTTGTTGCGTACCTATTGATGACGGCTGTACAGACAGCAGGTGCTTTCATTGATATTCAAATCGGTTTTGGTATTGCGAACGTTTATGATCCGATGACAGGCGCTTCAGCACCGCTCACAGGTAACTTCAAATATGCTTTCGCAGTACTCTTATTTCTAACCATGAATGGTCATCATTATCTGCTGGATGCCCTCATATACAGTTATCGCTGGATCCCGTTGTCAAATGCATTTTTTCTAAGGTTGGCCGATGGGAGTATTGCTGAATTTTTGATTCGTACGTTAGGAGAATCATTCATGCTTGCTTTTCAGATGGCGGCACCAATGGTAGTTGCTTTGTTTTTGACGGATGTAGGATTAGGATTTTTGGCAAAAACGGCTCCTCAATTTAATGTGTTTGCTGTCGGAATGCCGCTTAAAGTGCTCGTCGG from Paenibacillus sp. FSL R5-0341 harbors:
- the fliM gene encoding flagellar motor switch protein FliM translates to MVDVLSQNEIDALLAALSSGEMDAEELKKEETQKKIRSYDFKRAVRFSKDHIRSLTRIHENFARFLTTYFSAQLRTFVQINVVQVEQLPYDEFIRSIPKMTILNIFEAEPLQGRMVMEVHPNVGYAMLDRLLGGTGSAPTKIASMTEIETTIMERIFSRAFESLQEAWKTVLDISPRMEALETNPQFMQIVSPNETIALISLSTKIGDTTGMINLCIPHVVLEPIMSRLSTHQWFVSEKKTRAPEEYEALRERVNKAKLPIVAELGESRISIAEFLGLSVGDVITLNKPVDEGLSIKVGDKLKYMGSPGTIKDRVAVQIDEIVTEGVEEFDE
- the fliY gene encoding flagellar motor switch phosphatase FliY; protein product: MTSKDYLSQEEIDALLRQSESINSSEPAEKTVDDFLTELEQDALGEIGNITFGSAATALSTLLGLKVDITTPKVSIISRTQFEEAFPKPHVAVHVNYVDGFEGINSLVIKKRDAQVIADLMLGGEGNPADEELNEIHISAVQEAMNQMMGSSATSMSTIFNRFVNISPPGIDILNLESGEGVSNLPEDETLIQVSFRLLIGDLIDSNLMQLLPVHFAKNMVDMLIGGAQESTASAPVASTPEPAPAAVPATPPPVAEQPPVQHQQAPQAPQQPAQDYNGYGQAPMGMPQGMPPQQPYGMPPQQPYGAPQHYGGMPNRNVNVQPVQFANLQNGAYGQVDENNLNLLMDIPLKVTVELGRTQKQIKDILELSQGSIVELDKLAGEPVDILVNNKLIAKGEVVVIDENFGVRVIDIVSQWDRIQKLQ
- a CDS encoding response regulator, which codes for MANRILVVDDAAFMRMMIRDILSKNGYEVVGEAQDGSQAIEKFKELRPDLITMDITMPEMDGIAALKEIKKIDANAKVIMCSAMGQQAMVIDAIQAGAKDFIVKPFQSDRVIEAISKTLGV
- a CDS encoding flagellar biosynthetic protein FliO, whose product is MAQGDFPEGAGAGANYYLQLVWVIVVLAVILVLIVYLIRFLNKRNQQMFRDGTIRTLGGVGLGQNKSLQIIEIGGSVYLLGVGEDIQLIDKVSDPEEAQRIIDSFERDAAAQQGNLSPLIAKLTKRFRKDEPPREMELEDTTSFHEMFESKLRQMPNRKEKMEKLLDKDNTTDRSRDS
- the fliP gene encoding flagellar type III secretion system pore protein FliP (The bacterial flagellar biogenesis protein FliP forms a type III secretion system (T3SS)-type pore required for flagellar assembly.) translates to MKKKIWLACCLMGLISLASVTVAFAEPIPNIDIQIGNGDGGTPSTSSLSIILLITVLSIAPAMLVLMTSFTRIVIVLGFVRTSLGTQQMPPNQVLVGLALFLTLFIMSPTLSSINQVALQPYLQGDLTQTEALEKAADPIKKFMFTHTREKDLLLFMKYNQTEQPNTYQDIPITVMVPAYVISELKTAFQMGFMIFIPFLVIDIVVASTLMAMGMMMLPPVMISLPFKILLFVLVDGWYLVVKSLLLSFNT
- the fliQ gene encoding flagellar biosynthesis protein FliQ, with amino-acid sequence MTSEFIIGLAGKAVYTSLLASAPMLILALVVGLAISIFQATTQIQEQTLAFVPKIVAVLLAVLLFGPWILNILVDFTYNILDNLYRYIG
- the fliR gene encoding flagellar biosynthetic protein FliR produces the protein METLLQSFPVALLMFCRITSFFVTAPIFSARNVPASIKIGLSAFVTLTVYLIYGINQTVPTDLSYILLIIREILIGLLLGFVAYLLMTAVQTAGAFIDIQIGFGIANVYDPMTGASAPLTGNFKYAFAVLLFLTMNGHHYLLDALIYSYRWIPLSNAFFLRLADGSIAEFLIRTLGESFMLAFQMAAPMVVALFLTDVGLGFLAKTAPQFNVFAVGMPLKVLVGLAILLLLVPSFAFVFGQLFEVMFRSMEKLLGTIGQRPG